Proteins encoded in a region of the Vibrio sp. CB1-14 genome:
- a CDS encoding RES family NAD+ phosphorylase, producing the protein MQLYRIVKRKFATSIEQVFDGEGARRYGGRWNSAGMRCVYLATSESLAILEVLVHLNDSELLNDYELYRIDVDDNAIIELDQSYLPDDWQEDPAPASTAQIGDEWIGSDISLFLKIPSTIVPREFNCLLNLAHPDFDLEKLNVVKLNFEPDPRLLG; encoded by the coding sequence ATGCAGTTGTATCGAATTGTAAAGAGAAAATTCGCCACAAGCATAGAGCAAGTCTTTGATGGTGAGGGGGCGCGGCGCTATGGTGGGCGATGGAACTCGGCAGGCATGCGATGTGTGTATCTCGCAACGTCCGAGTCATTGGCCATTTTAGAAGTGCTGGTGCATCTCAACGATTCTGAGCTGCTCAATGACTATGAGTTGTATCGTATTGATGTGGACGATAATGCGATCATCGAACTTGACCAAAGCTATTTGCCGGATGATTGGCAAGAAGATCCGGCACCGGCGTCGACCGCACAAATTGGTGATGAATGGATAGGCAGTGACATAAGTCTTTTTCTTAAAATCCCTTCGACTATCGTACCGCGAGAGTTCAATTGCCTGCTAAATCTCGCTCATCCTGATTTTGACTTAGAGAAACTTAACGTCGTTAAGCTCAACTTTGAGCCGGATCCTCGTTTGCTTGGTTAA
- a CDS encoding fructosamine kinase family protein, which yields MWQAISDQLSETLMFEFNISERIKMSGGDINQCYMISDGDQRYFVKINDKDFIAKFEIEADNLTALRETNTVHVPELVHIGKTKECAFIVLNYIPVKPLDTGPASYQLGEELAKLHKWGEQKEFGFDQDNYIGTTLQPNQWHKKWSRFFSEQRIGWQLQLLKEKQITFTDIDEFVELVNEQLSGHNPKPSLLHGDLWYGNAANTAFGPICYDPASYWGDRECDLAMTELFGGFRQEFYDGYESILAIEPMYEYRKHIYNLYHLLNHCNLFGGEYLDQAEKLITTIQSS from the coding sequence ATGTGGCAAGCAATTTCAGATCAGCTTTCAGAAACTCTAATGTTTGAGTTCAATATCTCCGAGCGCATTAAAATGAGCGGCGGGGACATTAATCAGTGTTACATGATCAGCGATGGTGATCAGCGTTACTTCGTCAAAATCAATGACAAAGACTTTATCGCGAAATTTGAAATCGAAGCCGACAATCTCACTGCCCTAAGAGAAACCAACACGGTTCATGTACCTGAACTGGTTCACATTGGTAAAACCAAAGAGTGTGCCTTTATCGTACTCAATTACATACCTGTAAAACCCTTAGATACTGGCCCTGCTAGTTACCAGCTTGGAGAGGAACTTGCCAAACTACACAAGTGGGGCGAGCAAAAGGAGTTTGGGTTCGATCAAGACAACTATATTGGCACCACACTGCAACCTAATCAGTGGCACAAAAAGTGGTCACGATTCTTCTCTGAGCAGCGAATTGGCTGGCAACTTCAGCTTCTAAAAGAAAAACAAATCACATTCACAGATATCGATGAATTTGTTGAACTGGTAAACGAACAGCTTTCCGGGCACAATCCCAAACCGTCTTTACTACACGGTGACCTTTGGTATGGCAATGCGGCTAATACCGCGTTTGGACCAATATGCTATGACCCAGCGAGCTATTGGGGTGATAGAGAATGTGATTTAGCAATGACAGAGCTTTTCGGCGGGTTTAGGCAGGAGTTCTACGACGGATACGAAAGTATTTTGGCGATCGAGCCTATGTACGAGTACCGCAAGCACATCTACAACTTGTATCATTTGCTCAATCACTGCAATTTGTTTGGTGGTGAATATTTGGATCAAGCAGAGAAGCTTATCACCACCATCCAATCATCGTAA
- a CDS encoding tRNA-uridine aminocarboxypropyltransferase encodes MIMRRHAFHAMYDERLAAATKPFNARGAKVERCKTCQIAKQYCICEHQPVPNLDIAVMLLVSDAEILKPSNTGRLILDTVEQGYAFPWHRTEPNADMLAVLNDETLQPIIIFPEDYVDDKTRVLEMGAQSELNTTLSEGKKPLFIFLDGSWREARRMFRKSPYLDRFPVCSIKPEAVSNYVMRKSENEDHLATAEVASLVFEQFGEEKTANTLALWFAAFRESYMLSKTRFSPDLTRPELNNFIALIKNETLL; translated from the coding sequence ATGATTATGAGACGCCACGCCTTCCACGCCATGTATGACGAGCGACTTGCCGCAGCCACTAAACCATTCAACGCCCGCGGAGCAAAAGTTGAACGTTGTAAAACCTGCCAAATCGCCAAGCAATACTGTATCTGCGAACACCAACCCGTACCGAACCTTGATATTGCGGTCATGCTGTTGGTCTCTGATGCAGAGATCTTAAAACCAAGCAATACTGGGCGTTTAATACTTGATACGGTTGAGCAAGGCTATGCGTTTCCTTGGCATCGTACTGAGCCAAATGCAGACATGTTGGCGGTGTTAAATGATGAGACCTTACAGCCGATTATAATCTTTCCAGAAGATTATGTAGATGATAAAACGCGTGTTCTAGAAATGGGTGCGCAATCTGAGTTAAATACGACTTTATCTGAAGGTAAAAAGCCACTGTTTATCTTTTTGGACGGCAGTTGGCGAGAAGCACGAAGAATGTTTCGCAAATCGCCGTATTTGGACAGGTTCCCAGTTTGTTCTATCAAACCAGAAGCCGTGTCGAATTACGTAATGCGCAAGTCTGAGAATGAAGACCACCTAGCGACCGCAGAAGTGGCCAGTTTAGTATTTGAGCAATTTGGCGAAGAGAAAACCGCCAATACACTCGCTCTTTGGTTTGCTGCTTTTCGTGAAAGCTACATGTTAAGTAAGACTCGCTTCTCTCCTGATCTCACTCGTCCAGAGTTAAATAATTTCATAGCTCTAATAAAAAACGAGACGTTGCTCTAA
- a CDS encoding DUF3802 family protein, whose amino-acid sequence MVVDTDGYQALIEHLALNLSVFTSELGDTGEETIEDVSTDMVASNIMAVFEQNPELHASVRFKLLKEVDLVIQDLEEVLAGVWNKKATNEQVAFLEEYIALVKNLFDTAVAKYD is encoded by the coding sequence GTGGTTGTAGATACTGACGGCTATCAAGCACTTATTGAACACCTTGCGCTCAATCTAAGTGTGTTTACCTCAGAGTTGGGGGATACAGGAGAAGAGACCATTGAGGACGTATCAACGGATATGGTTGCCTCAAATATTATGGCGGTCTTCGAACAAAACCCAGAGCTTCATGCCAGTGTACGCTTTAAACTTCTTAAGGAAGTGGATTTAGTTATCCAGGATCTGGAAGAAGTGTTAGCGGGCGTTTGGAACAAAAAGGCGACCAATGAACAAGTCGCTTTTCTTGAGGAATATATCGCACTAGTAAAAAATCTATTTGACACTGCGGTGGCAAAATACGATTAA
- the yidA gene encoding sugar-phosphatase: MYKLIAIDMDGTLLTSDKNITPRTKQAIAAAKAKGVTVVLASGRPLNGMKDALVELGLTEQDDFVIHFNGTYVEKVKSGEKLHEQPLTGKDAKRIARLANELGLHCHAFSTQIGLITTEANPYTDHEAEINKLDFTVYDFERLEDDHEIIKAMIVGEPSKLTKGIAKIDASYHDDYTIVQSAPFFLEFLNPLSNKGEGVKVVADHLGIPYEQTMCFGDAENDHHMIKFAGKGVAMANAMEATKAIADYITDSNDDDGVAKAIEKFVL, encoded by the coding sequence GTGTACAAACTCATCGCTATCGATATGGATGGAACCCTACTCACATCCGACAAAAACATCACCCCTCGTACCAAACAAGCCATCGCTGCTGCTAAAGCCAAAGGCGTTACGGTCGTTCTTGCTTCTGGCCGACCACTTAACGGTATGAAGGATGCACTTGTAGAATTAGGTTTAACAGAGCAAGACGACTTTGTTATTCACTTTAACGGCACCTACGTTGAAAAGGTCAAAAGTGGTGAAAAGCTTCACGAGCAGCCACTAACAGGCAAAGATGCTAAGCGTATTGCACGTCTTGCAAACGAACTAGGGCTACACTGTCACGCGTTCAGCACGCAGATCGGATTGATTACCACAGAAGCTAACCCATACACCGACCACGAAGCAGAAATCAATAAGCTCGACTTCACTGTTTATGACTTTGAACGCTTAGAAGATGACCATGAAATCATCAAAGCGATGATTGTTGGCGAGCCGAGCAAACTCACTAAAGGCATTGCCAAGATTGACGCGTCGTATCACGATGATTACACCATCGTTCAAAGCGCCCCATTCTTCTTAGAGTTCTTAAACCCACTCAGCAACAAAGGTGAAGGGGTTAAAGTCGTTGCCGATCACCTGGGCATTCCTTATGAGCAAACGATGTGCTTTGGTGATGCCGAAAACGACCATCACATGATCAAGTTTGCTGGTAAAGGTGTCGCGATGGCGAATGCGATGGAAGCGACCAAAGCGATTGCCGATTACATCACAGACAGCAATGATGATGACGGCGTAGCAAAAGCGATTGAGAAATTTGTGCTATAG
- a CDS encoding sterol desaturase family protein: MENSDTIRLAIFLSVLVLCAVWEWAVPRKARTRSRLLRWSNNLALVGFNSLTLAVAMPLLAIEASLRAAQLQVGLFNHLALPLWLVVPISVILLDGVIYFQHVVFHRLPILWRLHRMHHADRDIDVTTGARFHPIEIVLSMWIKIGVVMALGIPPVAVLVFEIVLNASAMFNHSNAKLPAPVDKALRKIVVTPDFHRVHHSVIPKETHSNFGFFLSVWDRWFGTYRAQPELGHDKVEIGIPEFAAKNEQRLDKLLTQPFRNDRESN, from the coding sequence ATGGAAAACAGTGACACTATTCGCCTAGCGATCTTTCTTTCTGTATTAGTGCTCTGCGCTGTCTGGGAGTGGGCAGTCCCAAGAAAGGCGCGAACGCGCAGCCGTTTATTACGTTGGAGTAACAATCTCGCGCTCGTAGGGTTTAACTCTTTAACCTTAGCGGTTGCCATGCCCCTTTTAGCGATTGAAGCATCTTTGCGCGCGGCTCAACTTCAAGTGGGGCTTTTCAACCACCTTGCCTTGCCCTTATGGCTGGTAGTACCAATCAGCGTCATCTTGCTTGATGGCGTTATCTACTTTCAGCATGTCGTGTTCCATCGACTGCCCATACTTTGGCGATTACACCGCATGCATCACGCGGATAGAGATATAGACGTCACCACCGGTGCTCGCTTCCACCCCATTGAAATTGTGCTATCGATGTGGATCAAAATTGGCGTAGTGATGGCGCTTGGGATCCCACCTGTTGCAGTATTGGTGTTTGAGATTGTTCTTAATGCGAGCGCGATGTTTAATCACAGCAATGCCAAGCTGCCTGCACCCGTAGACAAAGCTCTAAGAAAAATCGTGGTGACTCCGGATTTTCATCGCGTTCATCACTCGGTAATACCCAAGGAGACACACTCCAACTTTGGTTTCTTTTTGTCGGTATGGGATCGCTGGTTTGGCACCTATCGCGCTCAGCCAGAGCTTGGACACGATAAGGTGGAGATAGGCATTCCAGAATTTGCGGCTAAAAACGAGCAGAGGCTGGATAAGTTACTTACCCAGCCTTTTAGGAACGATCGCGAGTCTAATTAG
- the queC gene encoding 7-cyano-7-deazaguanine synthase QueC, translating into MKKAVVVFSGGQDSTTCLVQALKEYDEVHAITFDYGQRHKLEIEVAQALTEKLGVKAHKVMDVGLLNELAISSLTRDDIPVSHELQENGLPNSFVPGRNILFLTLAGIYAYQIGASAVITGVCETDFSGYPDCRNDFIKAMNSALVQGMDRELDIVTPLMWLDKAETWALADKYDALELVRNETLTCYNGIVGDGCGDCPSCELRANGLNHYLDNQQAVMQSLKEKSN; encoded by the coding sequence ATGAAGAAGGCAGTAGTAGTTTTTAGTGGTGGCCAAGACTCGACCACGTGTTTGGTGCAAGCATTAAAAGAGTATGATGAAGTACACGCAATCACGTTTGATTACGGTCAGAGACACAAGCTAGAAATCGAAGTCGCACAAGCTTTGACAGAAAAGCTTGGCGTAAAAGCACACAAAGTGATGGATGTAGGTCTTCTCAATGAACTGGCCATCAGCTCACTGACACGTGATGACATTCCTGTCTCTCATGAACTGCAAGAAAATGGCTTACCAAACTCGTTTGTTCCGGGTCGTAATATTCTTTTTCTAACCTTAGCTGGTATTTACGCTTATCAAATTGGCGCTTCAGCGGTTATCACGGGTGTGTGTGAAACCGACTTCTCTGGCTACCCAGATTGTCGCAATGACTTTATTAAGGCAATGAACAGTGCTTTGGTGCAGGGTATGGATAGAGAGCTGGATATCGTTACACCACTAATGTGGCTAGATAAAGCCGAAACATGGGCACTGGCAGACAAATATGATGCGCTAGAGCTTGTTCGTAACGAGACGCTGACCTGTTATAACGGCATCGTTGGTGATGGTTGTGGTGATTGCCCATCATGTGAGCTGCGAGCAAATGGCCTAAACCATTATCTCGATAATCAGCAAGCGGTGATGCAATCACTTAAAGAGAAATCAAACTAA
- the queE gene encoding 7-carboxy-7-deazaguanine synthase QueE, with protein MSGKQFKINEMFETIQGEGVFTGVPAVFIRLQICNVGCAWCDTKQTWEAKQEDERAFGEIITKQGDSPTWSDVSADEVVAMYQAQGFTAKHIVITGGEPCEYDLTPLCEAFEAIDARCQIETSGTSEVRVTENTWVTVSPKIAMKGKREVLTSALERANEIKHPVATDNNIEQLDALLDGVALKPDVVIALQPISQKPRATELCMSTCIARNWRLSVQTHKYLNIA; from the coding sequence ATGAGCGGTAAACAATTCAAGATCAATGAGATGTTTGAAACCATTCAAGGAGAGGGCGTGTTCACTGGCGTTCCTGCGGTATTCATTCGTCTACAGATCTGTAATGTGGGTTGTGCGTGGTGTGATACCAAGCAGACCTGGGAAGCAAAGCAAGAAGATGAGCGCGCGTTCGGCGAAATCATCACTAAGCAAGGTGATAGCCCTACTTGGAGTGATGTCAGCGCAGATGAGGTCGTTGCTATGTATCAAGCCCAGGGCTTTACAGCGAAGCATATTGTCATTACTGGTGGTGAGCCTTGCGAATATGACTTAACGCCCCTTTGTGAGGCGTTTGAGGCTATCGATGCTCGTTGCCAAATCGAAACCAGCGGCACGTCAGAAGTGAGAGTCACTGAGAATACCTGGGTGACAGTGTCACCTAAGATCGCCATGAAAGGCAAACGCGAAGTGCTTACCTCAGCGCTAGAGCGAGCGAATGAAATTAAACATCCTGTGGCGACGGATAACAACATTGAACAGCTTGATGCGTTGCTTGACGGTGTGGCGTTAAAACCGGATGTGGTGATTGCGCTGCAGCCAATTAGCCAAAAGCCACGCGCGACAGAGCTTTGTATGAGCACGTGTATCGCGCGTAACTGGCGTTTGTCGGTACAAACGCATAAATACTTAAATATTGCATAA
- the yegS gene encoding lipid kinase YegS yields MTIRLLLNGKKAAQEDIREAVYQLREQGHQLEVRVTWEGGDIERLVQEAGANGVTRLIAGGGDGTINEVVDALLKQKLSHIELAVLPLGTANDFATACEIPTLSPYDALHLALTGQATFIDAASANERHFINIATAGFGAQVTANTPVALKNFLGGGAYTLAGLVQAINFQPFSGRVLYDGKEVDSHVVVGAVCNGRMAGGGQPLSPNAMLNDGLLDVVSLEEFTPGDIPAVVDELLQQPEFSGTFVKRNQVKTLEWISDSVMPVNLDGEPLTSKHIKFSVLPNAIKLVLPAHSPVV; encoded by the coding sequence ATGACCATCCGCCTACTACTAAACGGTAAAAAAGCTGCTCAAGAAGACATTCGAGAAGCCGTCTATCAACTTCGAGAACAAGGGCACCAACTTGAGGTTCGCGTGACGTGGGAAGGCGGAGATATTGAAAGGTTAGTACAAGAAGCCGGTGCTAATGGTGTCACACGCCTCATCGCAGGCGGTGGTGACGGCACCATCAATGAAGTGGTCGATGCCCTGCTCAAACAAAAACTTTCTCACATCGAGTTAGCTGTCCTACCACTCGGTACGGCTAATGACTTTGCTACAGCCTGCGAAATTCCAACTCTCTCCCCTTATGATGCTCTGCATTTAGCACTGACCGGCCAAGCCACGTTTATCGACGCGGCATCGGCTAATGAAAGACACTTTATCAATATCGCCACGGCCGGATTTGGCGCTCAGGTCACCGCTAATACACCCGTAGCTTTGAAGAACTTCTTAGGTGGCGGTGCTTATACCCTTGCAGGCCTTGTTCAAGCGATTAATTTTCAACCTTTTAGCGGCAGAGTATTGTATGACGGCAAGGAAGTAGACAGTCATGTTGTCGTCGGCGCTGTATGCAACGGCAGAATGGCTGGCGGCGGTCAACCTTTGTCACCCAACGCTATGCTCAATGATGGGCTGCTTGACGTAGTGTCATTGGAAGAGTTTACGCCAGGCGATATTCCCGCAGTGGTCGATGAGCTGCTCCAACAACCCGAGTTTAGTGGCACGTTTGTAAAGCGAAACCAAGTGAAAACATTGGAGTGGATTTCTGATTCAGTGATGCCAGTAAATCTCGATGGCGAACCACTAACATCAAAGCACATCAAGTTCAGTGTCCTGCCAAACGCCATCAAGCTAGTGCTTCCGGCTCACAGCCCTGTCGTTTAA
- a CDS encoding methyl-accepting chemotaxis protein — MKTPDKGKRAISLIHSLSAIFLTIILIFVGASVLSTNGLNQVKQQFDNLSEKALPLSLNNAALTQDVLEQVKLLNYGTQLESTEELEQIRQRITQLVEQSNQKVENLYAIASELGNAVTQEQRELLGQKIVELQRSTQAILAYQSQILAMSADIDKEVAGFRYAISTLGQEMNRISLLFTQNNPSSADAATRVVTAASSLESAFLMLMMQTDLKKANGEYRQMRNRYASINLAYDQFEEWHPEISEFPSFTAPYDMVKAGFKQSGVVRQIIERLEIATIQREELAKAAVLANETTQILSAISTTAEGLIDESQSVVNSTIQTNIYTLIITTAVLVMVVFGLFFGLRRWVNRALKSITRQLKRLVEHDLTGVVELSGPSEMRDIARKLNQVIESTHDSIEVVTRNCETLYQTAEISHGAAESTRSSLLAQNESLDSMVATVTQLEASIKEIATVTTSSFSDSQQAEEFASLGLKAVEENQQRLHTLETTLGNNETSMNELDGKVKQIQEMVDMISGIADNTNLLALNAAIEAARAGEMGRGFAVVADEVRKLASDTSEQTTNIRQMMAELMDAAQDSRQSVIESRAEMNHALDSSERVKTSFSDIALSVNHIRERAEQVSVATEEQERATAEVGRAIVHVTDQGEHSNMQLESMVESAEQVADIAGHQQAMLHKYELNRLSV; from the coding sequence ATGAAAACCCCAGACAAGGGAAAACGTGCCATCTCTTTGATTCACTCTTTGAGTGCTATCTTCTTAACAATTATTCTAATTTTTGTCGGCGCGAGTGTACTGAGCACCAATGGCCTTAATCAAGTTAAGCAACAGTTTGACAATTTATCAGAAAAAGCCCTTCCACTGTCTCTTAATAATGCCGCATTGACGCAAGATGTACTGGAACAAGTAAAACTGCTTAACTATGGTACACAGCTTGAGTCGACAGAAGAGTTAGAGCAGATCCGCCAACGCATCACGCAGCTTGTCGAGCAAAGTAATCAAAAGGTTGAAAACCTATACGCCATTGCCTCGGAGTTGGGCAATGCCGTTACACAGGAGCAACGAGAGCTCCTTGGGCAGAAAATTGTTGAACTTCAAAGAAGCACTCAAGCGATTCTGGCATACCAATCGCAAATACTGGCCATGAGTGCAGATATCGATAAAGAAGTGGCCGGCTTTCGATATGCCATCAGTACGCTTGGTCAAGAAATGAATCGCATCAGCTTGCTGTTTACACAAAACAATCCGTCTTCGGCCGATGCCGCTACACGAGTGGTGACGGCTGCTAGTTCTCTAGAGAGCGCATTCTTGATGCTGATGATGCAGACCGATCTGAAAAAGGCTAATGGCGAATATCGGCAGATGCGCAATCGCTATGCAAGCATCAATTTAGCCTACGATCAGTTTGAAGAGTGGCATCCAGAAATCAGCGAGTTTCCAAGTTTTACTGCGCCCTATGACATGGTGAAAGCAGGGTTTAAGCAAAGCGGTGTGGTTCGTCAGATCATTGAACGGTTGGAGATTGCGACTATACAGCGTGAAGAACTCGCCAAAGCCGCTGTGCTGGCAAATGAGACCACGCAGATCTTGTCAGCCATTTCGACAACAGCGGAAGGGCTCATTGATGAGAGCCAATCCGTGGTAAACAGCACCATTCAAACCAATATTTACACTCTAATCATTACCACAGCCGTGTTAGTGATGGTTGTTTTTGGATTGTTCTTTGGACTGCGCCGCTGGGTTAATCGCGCACTTAAGAGTATTACTAGGCAGCTAAAACGTTTGGTTGAGCACGACTTAACGGGCGTCGTAGAGCTTTCAGGTCCCTCGGAAATGCGTGATATTGCCAGAAAGTTGAATCAGGTTATTGAGTCGACCCATGACTCAATCGAAGTGGTTACCCGTAACTGTGAAACCTTGTACCAAACCGCAGAAATCAGTCATGGCGCAGCAGAATCGACGCGAAGCAGTTTGCTAGCGCAAAACGAATCTCTCGATAGCATGGTTGCTACAGTGACTCAGTTGGAAGCGTCAATCAAAGAAATCGCGACCGTGACGACGTCCTCATTTTCTGATTCGCAGCAGGCAGAAGAGTTTGCTTCTCTGGGGCTAAAAGCGGTCGAGGAGAATCAGCAACGTTTGCATACCCTTGAAACGACACTCGGCAACAATGAAACCTCGATGAATGAGTTGGATGGTAAAGTAAAGCAAATCCAAGAAATGGTCGATATGATCAGTGGTATTGCAGACAACACCAACTTGTTAGCGCTCAACGCTGCCATTGAAGCGGCGCGAGCGGGTGAAATGGGACGCGGCTTTGCCGTTGTTGCGGATGAAGTACGCAAGCTCGCGAGCGATACCTCAGAGCAAACCACCAATATTCGCCAAATGATGGCTGAGCTGATGGACGCCGCCCAAGATTCGAGACAATCTGTTATCGAGTCTCGAGCTGAAATGAATCACGCCCTAGATTCTAGTGAGCGAGTCAAAACGTCGTTCTCAGATATTGCGCTGTCTGTGAATCATATTCGAGAACGAGCGGAGCAAGTATCTGTGGCAACCGAAGAGCAAGAGCGAGCGACAGCAGAAGTAGGGCGCGCCATTGTTCATGTCACCGACCAAGGTGAGCATTCAAATATGCAGCTTGAGTCTATGGTTGAAAGTGCTGAGCAGGTGGCTGATATCGCAGGCCACCAGCAAGCAATGCTTCACAAGTACGAGCTCAATCGTCTATCCGTTTGA
- the parS gene encoding type II toxin-antitoxin system Xre/ParS family antitoxin translates to MSASTKFVPSRSKASFWSQIGVPPRGRKLYEAIEAGFDFATYQKLATATGIEKKELARITNIKSATLSRRAKDGKFSSDESDRLYRYAEVYNASLRLFENNKIKAFQWMHNPVKALGYIAPSDMLKTSAETEEVLSVIGRLEHGVFN, encoded by the coding sequence ATGAGTGCTTCAACTAAATTCGTTCCTTCTCGTTCAAAGGCTAGCTTTTGGTCGCAGATTGGCGTGCCTCCAAGAGGGCGCAAACTCTATGAAGCGATTGAAGCAGGCTTCGACTTTGCAACCTACCAAAAGCTCGCGACAGCGACGGGGATAGAGAAAAAAGAGCTCGCTCGTATCACCAACATCAAAAGCGCAACACTGAGCCGCCGAGCGAAGGATGGTAAATTCTCTTCAGATGAAAGTGACAGGCTTTACCGATATGCCGAAGTCTACAATGCGTCACTGCGTTTGTTTGAGAACAATAAAATCAAAGCGTTTCAGTGGATGCACAACCCAGTGAAGGCATTAGGGTACATCGCGCCGAGCGACATGTTGAAAACCAGTGCTGAAACCGAAGAAGTACTAAGCGTAATTGGCCGCCTCGAGCATGGCGTTTTCAATTAA
- the nagK gene encoding N-acetylglucosamine kinase, giving the protein MYYGFDVGGTKIEFGAFNEKLERVATERVPTPVDDYQVLVDTLAGLVAKYDAELGTEGKVGLGLPGMEDADDGTVLTVNIGCAKGKPLRHDLQQKIGREVKLENDANCFALSEAWDDELKDSPSVMGLILGTGFGGGLIYEGKVFSGRNNVAGELGHMRLPIDAWFHLGEKAPLLDCGCGKKGCLDNYLSGRGFELLYANYYGESKKAIDIIKAREAGDAEATEFVDMFMELLAICFANIFTGNDPHVVTLGGGLSNFDLIYEEMPKRVPKYLMSVAKCPKIVKAKHGDSGGVRGAAFLNIK; this is encoded by the coding sequence ATGTATTACGGCTTTGACGTCGGCGGCACAAAAATTGAGTTTGGTGCTTTCAACGAAAAACTAGAACGTGTAGCCACTGAGCGCGTTCCAACACCAGTTGATGATTATCAAGTATTGGTCGATACGTTAGCGGGTTTAGTTGCGAAATACGACGCAGAGTTGGGTACAGAAGGGAAAGTGGGTCTCGGTCTTCCTGGTATGGAAGATGCGGACGACGGTACCGTACTGACAGTAAATATCGGCTGTGCGAAAGGTAAACCGTTACGTCACGACCTACAACAAAAAATTGGTCGTGAAGTGAAGTTAGAAAATGACGCAAACTGTTTTGCGCTTTCTGAAGCTTGGGATGATGAACTTAAAGATTCGCCTTCAGTGATGGGGTTGATCCTGGGTACTGGTTTTGGTGGCGGTTTGATTTACGAAGGAAAAGTATTCTCAGGTCGTAACAACGTTGCTGGTGAGTTAGGCCATATGCGCTTGCCTATTGATGCATGGTTCCATCTAGGAGAAAAAGCACCTCTTCTGGATTGCGGTTGCGGTAAAAAAGGTTGCTTGGACAATTACCTGTCAGGTCGTGGCTTTGAGCTTCTTTATGCTAATTATTATGGCGAGAGCAAGAAAGCGATTGATATTATTAAAGCGCGTGAAGCTGGTGATGCAGAGGCGACTGAATTTGTCGACATGTTCATGGAACTGTTAGCTATCTGCTTTGCGAACATCTTCACCGGAAATGATCCACATGTCGTGACACTTGGTGGTGGTCTGTCTAACTTCGATTTGATTTACGAAGAAATGCCTAAGCGCGTGCCAAAATATTTAATGTCTGTGGCTAAATGCCCTAAGATTGTGAAAGCGAAACACGGCGATTCAGGCGGCGTTCGCGGCGCAGCATTCTTGAACATTAAGTAA
- a CDS encoding C40 family peptidase gives MKFVKSLILYGMVVFVSACSNQPERAEHTRQHYNTPDNAPFLAEYKKWQGVPYRLGGTNYSGVDCSAFVQAVYQDAYSLSLPRTTAQQVKVGEKIAYKSAQSGDLVFFKTGRKTRHVGIYLGGNTFMHASTSKGVVLSRLDNPYWASTFWHFRSVQ, from the coding sequence ATGAAATTTGTTAAATCATTGATTTTATACGGTATGGTAGTTTTCGTATCGGCGTGCTCTAATCAGCCAGAGCGAGCGGAACATACAAGGCAACACTACAATACCCCAGATAATGCGCCCTTCCTCGCTGAATATAAAAAATGGCAAGGTGTTCCATATCGTTTGGGCGGCACCAATTATTCCGGCGTTGACTGCTCAGCATTTGTTCAAGCGGTCTATCAAGACGCCTATTCTCTCTCATTACCACGGACTACAGCGCAGCAAGTCAAAGTAGGTGAAAAAATCGCCTACAAGAGTGCGCAAAGTGGAGATTTAGTCTTTTTTAAAACTGGTAGAAAAACCCGTCACGTAGGAATATATTTAGGTGGCAATACGTTTATGCATGCTTCGACATCAAAAGGGGTAGTGCTTTCTCGCTTAGATAACCCATACTGGGCATCGACGTTTTGGCACTTTAGAAGTGTTCAATAA